The DNA segment CGACACGATCCGGTCTCCCCCTTCGGAGATCTCACGGGGTGAACTGTTTGAGTGGCGACCGGATGGATCCGTCGTCGCGGGTGCCGGACCGGCCCGTCGCCATATTTGGCACTCTCCCGTGGGGAGTGCCAGAACTGAGACTAGGACGGCAGTTAGCACTCGGTCAAGCGGAGTGCCAATGTGCCCCGGCCATGTCGCCTTCCTTCTGCTCCCGGACCGGAGGTGCCGTACTGCTGATTGCTCCCGGCCGGGCACGTACCTCGCCACCCCTTCTGCACCTCGCCCGCCTCCCGCACCTCGCCTCCCCCAGCGCCTCGCCTTTCCCGGCGCTTGGCCTCTTCCGGGGGTTGCCCTCCCCCTGCACTTGGCCTCTTCCGGGCGTTGCCCTCCCCTGCACCCGCCCTCCCGGCGCCTGCCTCCAGGCAATGGGCGGACGGCCGGTCACCCCACCCTGGCGATCGCCCACAATGGTCGGGTGACCGACCTCGACGCCTTCACCGCGCTGTTCACCGATGAGGGCACCGCCCTGCTCGCATCCCTGCGGGAGTACGACCCCGCACAGGAGCTGGCCGTCGCCACCCGGTTGCGCCGCACCTACCCCACCGAGCTGGTCTCCGCTGCCCTCGCCCAGGCGCGGCTGCGACAGCGGGCCGTCCCGAAATTCGGCGCCGACGACGCGTACCGGATGTTCTTCACACCCAATGGCGTGGAGCAGTCCACCCGTAAATCCGTCGCCGAGTACCGCGCCCGCCGCTTCGCTGAACTGGGCGTACGCACCGTCGCGGACCTGTGCTGCGGCATCGGCGGGGACGCCCTGGCGCTCGCCCGCGCCGGGATCTCCGTGCTGGCGGTCGACCGCGATCCGCTGACGGCCGAAGTCGTACGGGCCAATGCCGACGCCCTCGGGCTGGGCAGCCTCATCGAGGTGCGGTGCACCGATGTGGCGGAGGTCGCCACGGACCCGTACGACGCGGTCTTCGTCGACCCGGCACGGCGTGGCGGTCGCGGCCGGATCTTCAACCCAGAGGCGTACTCACCGCCGCTGTCCTGGGCCATCGGCGCGGTGGCCGGCCGCCCGGCCTCCGGTCCGTCCCCCCGGACAGCGGGAGCCATCAAAATCGCTCCCGGTATCCCGCACGAGATGATCCCCGGCGAGGCGGAGGCCGAGTGGATCTCCGACGGCGGTGACGTCAAGGAAGCGGTGCTCTGGTTCGGCACGGCACCGGGGCTGCGCCGCGCCACGCTGCTCCCTTCGGGGGCCACCCTCACGGGCCGCGGACTCCCCGATCCCGCGGTGCGCACGGTCGGCCGGTATCTGTACGAACCGGACGGCGCCGTCATCCGCGCCCATCTCGTCGCCGAGGTCGCTGAGGAGCTCGGCGGCGGGCTGATCGACGAGACCATCGCCTACGTCACAGCGGACGAACTGCGCCGCACCCCGTACGCGACGGCCTACGAGATCACGGACGAACTCCCCTTCGGCCTGAAAAAACTGAAGGCGCTGCTGCGTGAGCGGGGGGTCGGAAACCTCACGGTCAAGAAGCGCGGCTCGGCAGTCGAACCGGAAGAGGTACGCCGCCGAGTCAAGCCGCAGGGGCCGAACGCGGCCACCGTGATCCTCACCCGCGTCGCAGGCGCGCCGACGATGCTGATCGGGCAGCCCGCGAGCCCCCCTTCGAGCCCCTGACGGGCCCGGGCTCCGCTGCTCCGCGCCTTACCTGCTCTCCACCTCGCTTTACTGCCCCGCCCGCCTCGCCTTCCTGCCGCCCTCTTTGCCTGCTGCGCCCCGCCTCGTGCTCGGATACCTCGTCCCACAGGCATCGATGCTTCTCTGAAAGTGCCTCGTCCCCGCAGGCGCCTCGTCCCCGCAGGCGCCACTTCCACAGGTGCCACTTCCACAGGCGGCGCTTCGCCTCAAGCGCTTCTTCCGTAGCTCAGGCCAGGTCCGTCAGCTCGTCCGCGTACACCTGGGACAACGGCTGCGGCCCCACGTACTGCTGGCAGTTGCAGACCCCGGGCTCGAAGCTCAGCGGTTTCTTGTTCTCGTCCCAGGAGGTCGGCACTTCGACGGTCTCGTGGCACTTGCCCTGCCGGTCGTGCTTGGCGAGGTGATGCGTACAGCCGCAGATCGGCTCGGGCGGTCTGTGCGCCGCCTCGATCTCCCTGCGCTCCCGCTCGGCCGTCTCCAGCCGTTCCATCCGGCGCTCATGGCGCGTGCGCAGCGCGGTGCGCCCCGTGTCGGCGATCCAGCCGAAGCCACCGACCATGAAGAAGATGAATACCCACCAGAACCAGCTCACTTGCGGCCCCTTCCCCCTGGCCCATGCGTCCTGTGCCTTCAAGGTTACGCGTACGGGCACCGGGAGCCGTAGGGCCGGACGGTAATCCGGACGAGGATTACCCGGCGGTGCAGGTGGGGTGGATGCCTTGGTCGGCTGGGCCCGACTGGTCGGCTGGCTTGGCTTGACTGGCTGGCTTGACTGGCTGGCTGGCTTGGCCGGATGGCTGGCTGGCTAGCTGTCCCCCGTACGGCCCTTGCGCCGGGCGGGATCCGACGGGTCGTCAGAGGATGATCGACATGACGCCTCGTAAGCCGTCGCGCCCGTCGGCGCGTTTGTCGCTCCACCCGTTCCACCCGCCCCGCTCGTTCCGCTCGTTCCGCTCGTCCCGCTCTTCCCGGTCGTCCGTCCCTGTACCGGTCCGTACGCCGCTCGGTACGCCCCCCAGTGAGCCGTCCCGTACGGCGCACGCCGGCGCGGCCCGTACAGCCGCCGCTCGGGCCGTGGGGTGCGCCGCTGCCGCTTCGCTGCTGCTCGGTGGGCCCGCGTTCGCCTCCGCCCCGGCTCCATCCGACGCCCTGCCGTCGACAGCCCCCGGCACCCTCACAGCACCCCGGGCTCAGGACCGGCCGACGTGGACCACGTGTCCCGCACCGGCCCAGGCAGAGGGCGGAGGCAAGGCCCCCGGCACCGGCTGGACCTGCGCCACGCTGAACGTCCCCCTCGACTACACCAAGCCCGGAGGGAAGACGATCCCGCTGGCGCTGATCCGGCACCGGGCGACAGGTCCGGGCAGGCGGATCGGCTCACTGATCTACAACTTCGGCGGCCCCGGCGGCTCGGGCGTCGACACACTGCCCGCTTTCACACCCACGTTCGCGAAGCTCAACACCCGTTACGACCTGGTGAGTTTCGATCCGCGCGGGGTAGGCAACAGCGCACCCGTCAACTGTCTCACCGGCCCGGAGACCGATGCGCTCAACGCCGTCGACTCCACCCCGGACACCCCCACCGAGGTCCGGCGGTGGATGGACGCGACCCGGAACTTCGCCACGCAGTGTGCGAAGAAGTCCGGCCCTCTCCTGCCGTATCTGACGACCACCAACGTGGCCAGGGACCTGGACCGGATCCGTGCGGCGGTGGGCGACAAGAAGCTGAACTATTACGGCTTCTCGTACGGTACGGAGCTGGGCGCGACCTACGCCCACCTCTTCCCGGAGAAGGTCGGCCGTGCCGTGTTCGACGGTGTCATGCACCCCGACAAGGACTTCACCCAAGGCGCCCTCTACCAGCTGAAGGGGTTTCAGCTGGCTCTGGACCACTTCGCACGCTCCTGTGTCGCGGCCACGTACCTCTGTCCGCTGCACCACTCCACTCCCGAAGGGGTCGAGAAGGTACTGACCGGTCTCGTGGCCGGTCTGGAGAAGCATCCCGCGCCCGCAGCAGGGGGCCGCACGCTCAACGACTCGCTCGCGCTGACGGCGATCGAGGGTGCGCTGTACTCACCGAGCTCCGGCTGGTCGCGAATGGCGAGCGCGGTCGCCGGATACCTCCGTACGCACAACCCCGCGGCGCTGCTCGCGATGTCCGACAGCATGACGGGCCGCGATGCCAGGGGGCACTACTCGAACAGCAGCAATGTGTTCTCGGCGACCAGTTGTGCCGACACCGGCGTACCGGTGGGGAGGGCCGAGATCGAGCGCCGGCTGCCCGCCTACCGCAAGGCGTCGCCGCTGTTCGGCGCACAGTTCGCGTGGGCGCTGAACCAGTGCACGTACTGGCCCGTCAAGGGGGCCATGAAACACATGGAGGTCAGCGCAAAGGGGGCCCCGCCCATTCTGGTCATCGGCAATACGGGCGACCCCGCCACCCCGTACGGCGGAGCGAAGGCGATGGCGCGGCGGCTCGGAAAGGGAGTCGGAGTGCTGGTCACCTGGAAGGGCGGCGAGGGGCACTGCTCGTACGGGGACGGCAGCGCGTGCATCGATGGCACGGCGAACGCGTATCTGCTGGACGGGAAGGTGCCGGCGTACGGGACCAGCTGCTCTTGACCTGACCGGTGGCCGGGGGAGGAGCGGGGAGGCCGAGGGGGCTGGCTTCTTTGGAGGGGCGGGGACCCCGGGGGGGGCGGGGACCCCGGGGGGGGGCGGAAGGCCCGGCCGAGCGTTCATCCCTCCAGCAGTTCCGCCGCGAGACGTCTGACCTGATCGGCGAGGGGACGCTGAGCGGGTTCGTGCCGGGCGGCCGCGTCCGCGAGCCGTGCAACGTCCGCCCGCCACCGGCCGCTCGCCGACCCGCTGGCACCGACCCTCCGCAGACCACGCTCCAGCAGCCCCGCGGCCACCTCCTGCTGCCCGCGCAACACCGCCTTGACGACAGCCACGCCATTGGCGAGTGCACTGGCCGCGAGAGACCACTCGGGATCCCTCACCACTGCTGGGCTGCCGCCGTCCGGCGGGTGCGGGGCCCCACCCGGGCCGGCACCCGTCGGACCGGCCTGCTCGTCGGACACTGCCGCGACCTCCAGGTCCAGCCGCC comes from the Streptomyces sp. NBC_01471 genome and includes:
- a CDS encoding alpha/beta hydrolase, encoding MTPRKPSRPSARLSLHPFHPPRSFRSFRSSRSSRSSVPVPVRTPLGTPPSEPSRTAHAGAARTAAARAVGCAAAASLLLGGPAFASAPAPSDALPSTAPGTLTAPRAQDRPTWTTCPAPAQAEGGGKAPGTGWTCATLNVPLDYTKPGGKTIPLALIRHRATGPGRRIGSLIYNFGGPGGSGVDTLPAFTPTFAKLNTRYDLVSFDPRGVGNSAPVNCLTGPETDALNAVDSTPDTPTEVRRWMDATRNFATQCAKKSGPLLPYLTTTNVARDLDRIRAAVGDKKLNYYGFSYGTELGATYAHLFPEKVGRAVFDGVMHPDKDFTQGALYQLKGFQLALDHFARSCVAATYLCPLHHSTPEGVEKVLTGLVAGLEKHPAPAAGGRTLNDSLALTAIEGALYSPSSGWSRMASAVAGYLRTHNPAALLAMSDSMTGRDARGHYSNSSNVFSATSCADTGVPVGRAEIERRLPAYRKASPLFGAQFAWALNQCTYWPVKGAMKHMEVSAKGAPPILVIGNTGDPATPYGGAKAMARRLGKGVGVLVTWKGGEGHCSYGDGSACIDGTANAYLLDGKVPAYGTSCS
- a CDS encoding methyltransferase domain-containing protein, producing MTDLDAFTALFTDEGTALLASLREYDPAQELAVATRLRRTYPTELVSAALAQARLRQRAVPKFGADDAYRMFFTPNGVEQSTRKSVAEYRARRFAELGVRTVADLCCGIGGDALALARAGISVLAVDRDPLTAEVVRANADALGLGSLIEVRCTDVAEVATDPYDAVFVDPARRGGRGRIFNPEAYSPPLSWAIGAVAGRPASGPSPRTAGAIKIAPGIPHEMIPGEAEAEWISDGGDVKEAVLWFGTAPGLRRATLLPSGATLTGRGLPDPAVRTVGRYLYEPDGAVIRAHLVAEVAEELGGGLIDETIAYVTADELRRTPYATAYEITDELPFGLKKLKALLRERGVGNLTVKKRGSAVEPEEVRRRVKPQGPNAATVILTRVAGAPTMLIGQPASPPSSP